From the Bacillota bacterium genome, the window CGGTCCACAGGATTATGCGGTGATGGGGTGGCGGTGAGATGCGGGTCGCAATTGCCACGGTACAAGTTCCTTTCATCTGGGGTGGAGCGGAATACCTTGCTGCGGAACTGCAAAAGGCCCTGGAGCGGGCAGGCCACCGGGCCGAGACGGTGACGATTCCATTCAAATGGTATCCGCCCGAGCGGATCCCGGAGCACATTCTGGCAGCTCGCCTATTTGACCTGACCGAGAGCTGCGGCATCAGAGTGGACCTTCTCATTGGCCTCAAATTTCCGGCCTACTGTTTCCACCACCCTCGGAAAGTGCTCTGGATCCTGCACCAGCACCGGCAGGCCTACGACCTTTGGGGCACGGAATACTCTGACCTTCACCTGTCCCCGCAGGGAGACCAGGTGCGGGAGGCGATCTTTAAAGCGGATAACCAATACTTGAGGGAAGCAGTGCGAGTCTTCACCATAAGCCGCAATGTCAGTGCGCGTCTGCAACGGCACAATGGGATTACCTCTACCCCTCTCTACCACCCGTGCCCACATGCGGAGGAGTTCTCTTGCGAGGCGTTCGAACCGTACGCCTTCTTCCCAAGTCGCCTTGATCAGATGAAACGGCAGCACCTGGTGATTGAGGCGATGCGGCACGTCAAGACGCCCCTGAAACTATGTCTTGCCGGCAGTGCCGCTACGCCCATGTACCTGGAACAGTTGCAGGACCTCATCTGCCGCTACCGGCTTGAGGAAAGGGTCAAGATCATGCATCGTGTTACGGAAGAGGAGAAGCGCGCACTCTACGCCCGCTGCAGGGCCGTGGTCTTCCCGCCCTATGATGAAGACTACGGCTACGTTACGCTGGAGGCCTCTTACGCCAGCAAGGCGTTAATCACCTGTCGGGATAGCGGGGGGCCACTGGAGTTTGCTCACGACCGGGACACAGGAATGGTCTGTGACCCCACACCTGAGGGATTGGCTGAGGCCATGGACTACCTGGGAGAGTCCGAGGAAAGGGCGAGGGAGATGGGGAAAAGGGCGAGGGAGGCGATCCTGGCCATGGGGCTCTCCTGGGAGCGCGTGGTGAAGGAGCTGACTGCACTGTGAGGATCGCGTGGTTTAGTCCTCTTCCCCCTTTGAAGTCGGGGATCAGCGAATACAGTGAGACAGTCGTCTATGAATTAAGAAAGCATGCTGTGGTCGATTTGTGGGTCGAAAACATCCCTCAACTGCGTTTCTGCCGGGATTTCCGCGTGTACAACTACGGGGAGCGCTCCGAGCTTCTGCCACTGCTTGAGACCTACGACGCGATTGTCTACAACATGGGCAACAATGCGGAATTCCATGCGCAAATGTATGATGTCTTGCAGGTTCACCCGGGCATAGTCATTCTTCACGACTACGTCCTTCACCACTTTTTCGCGGGCTACTTCCTGGACAAGAGGCGTAACTCGGCGTCCTACATACGGGAAGTCCACGAGCAGTATGGGGCCGAATCTGCAGACTTGGCAAGGAAATGTCTGGAGGACGGGAAGCCCCTTTGGGAGAGGGAAGAAGTCTTTCATTATCCCCTTAATAGGACGGTCTTAGATCGCGCCCGCGGGTTGGTAGTCCATTCGGAATACGCAAGAGCAATGCTGAGAAAACAGGCCGACAAGAGGCCCGGCCTGACGACTAAGAAGATTGATCAACCGGTTTCTCCGCTGTCGCGGCAGCACCACAGCGGATCAAGGGAAGAACTTGGCCTACCTAAAGACAAGATAATTGTGGCGTCTCTCGGCTTCATAACCCCGTCGAAAAGGCTGCACAAGGTAATAGGGGCCGTCGCTGAAGACAGGTTCTTGAGAGAAAGAGTCGTCATCTTGGTCATTGGCGAAAGCATCTCGCCGGATTACCGGCTTGAAGCGTATGCTACGAAGTATGGCATTGCACCAGTCGTCAGGATGTTGGGGTATTTACCCATAGAAGCAGCCTATGCCTATCTCAGATGCGCGGACATATGCGTGAACCTGCGTTACCCTACCATGGGTGAAACAAGCAGCAGCCTGATCAGGATTATGTCCTTGGGCAAGCCGACCCTAGTCTCCAACGTCGGGTGGTATGCAGATCTCCCCGATGACTCCGTTGTAAAGATCGACCCGCTGAACGAGGAAGAGGGGTTGACATCTTGGCTACGACGCCTAGTGTCTGATGGCGAGCTGCGGGATAAGATCGGCGAAACGGCGAAGGCATACGTTGAGAGAGAACACTCATTGGAGAAGTTCGTTCGGGAGCTTTGCGAATTCATCCAGGAAACTGGTGCTGAGGGAAGCAGTC encodes:
- a CDS encoding glycosyltransferase family 4 protein, with the protein product MRVAIATVQVPFIWGGAEYLAAELQKALERAGHRAETVTIPFKWYPPERIPEHILAARLFDLTESCGIRVDLLIGLKFPAYCFHHPRKVLWILHQHRQAYDLWGTEYSDLHLSPQGDQVREAIFKADNQYLREAVRVFTISRNVSARLQRHNGITSTPLYHPCPHAEEFSCEAFEPYAFFPSRLDQMKRQHLVIEAMRHVKTPLKLCLAGSAATPMYLEQLQDLICRYRLEERVKIMHRVTEEEKRALYARCRAVVFPPYDEDYGYVTLEASYASKALITCRDSGGPLEFAHDRDTGMVCDPTPEGLAEAMDYLGESEERAREMGKRAREAILAMGLSWERVVKELTAL
- a CDS encoding glycosyltransferase, whose amino-acid sequence is MRIAWFSPLPPLKSGISEYSETVVYELRKHAVVDLWVENIPQLRFCRDFRVYNYGERSELLPLLETYDAIVYNMGNNAEFHAQMYDVLQVHPGIVILHDYVLHHFFAGYFLDKRRNSASYIREVHEQYGAESADLARKCLEDGKPLWEREEVFHYPLNRTVLDRARGLVVHSEYARAMLRKQADKRPGLTTKKIDQPVSPLSRQHHSGSREELGLPKDKIIVASLGFITPSKRLHKVIGAVAEDRFLRERVVILVIGESISPDYRLEAYATKYGIAPVVRMLGYLPIEAAYAYLRCADICVNLRYPTMGETSSSLIRIMSLGKPTLVSNVGWYADLPDDSVVKIDPLNEEEGLTSWLRRLVSDGELRDKIGETAKAYVEREHSLEKFVRELCEFIQETGAEGSSLYIRVLDRITDTLNELGQGADLVLPHLPAHLAWLYLEGGKRRAL